In Chitinophaga nivalis, a single genomic region encodes these proteins:
- the mnmE gene encoding tRNA uridine-5-carboxymethylaminomethyl(34) synthesis GTPase MnmE — translation MLGKLTGFDDTIVALATAPGVGAIAVIRLSGSESYAICNSLFPAKDLTRQASHTLHFGSITANNRIIDEVVVSLYKGPRSYTGEDVIEISCHGSPYIQQQIIDATVQAGARLAKPGEFTQRAFLNGKLDLTQAESVADLIASNSAASHQTAMQQMRGGFSRELHVLREQLITFSALIELELDFSQEDVEFADRTGLYNLVTNAATTLQHLIDSFRMGNVIKNGVNTAIVGKPNAGKSTLLNTLLNENRAIVSDIAGTTRDTIEEILNISGILFRLIDTAGIRESNDTIESIGVQKTMEKIKEAGVVVYLFDVNELTATDIRNQIAAFEADNINYLLVGNKTDVTGEAAIKAKFADIPGILFISAKNHAHIQDLKDALVQKVIAGDINTEDTIITNARHHAALQEILKSLQDVRQGMDNGLPGDLLALDIRLCLHHLGEITGEVTNEDRLDYIFSKFCIGK, via the coding sequence ATGCTGGGGAAATTAACAGGATTTGATGATACCATCGTTGCACTCGCCACCGCACCCGGTGTCGGAGCCATCGCAGTGATAAGATTGAGCGGCAGTGAAAGCTATGCCATCTGCAACAGCCTGTTCCCGGCAAAAGACCTCACCCGGCAAGCCAGTCATACCCTGCATTTTGGCAGTATCACAGCCAACAACCGGATCATCGACGAAGTAGTAGTGAGCCTCTATAAAGGTCCCCGGTCCTATACCGGTGAGGATGTGATAGAGATCTCCTGCCACGGCTCTCCCTATATCCAGCAACAAATTATTGACGCCACCGTACAGGCAGGCGCCCGCCTCGCCAAACCAGGCGAATTTACCCAACGCGCTTTCCTCAACGGAAAACTGGACCTCACCCAGGCCGAATCTGTTGCCGACCTGATTGCCAGCAACTCCGCCGCCTCTCACCAAACCGCTATGCAACAAATGCGGGGTGGATTCTCCCGGGAACTACATGTACTCCGTGAGCAATTAATCACCTTTTCTGCCCTTATTGAGCTGGAGCTGGACTTCAGCCAGGAAGATGTGGAATTCGCTGATAGAACCGGCTTATATAACCTGGTAACGAATGCGGCTACCACGTTGCAACACCTGATTGACTCCTTCCGCATGGGCAACGTGATCAAAAATGGCGTCAACACCGCTATTGTGGGTAAACCCAATGCTGGAAAATCTACCCTGCTTAATACCCTCCTCAACGAAAACAGGGCCATCGTCAGTGATATCGCCGGTACTACCCGCGATACCATCGAAGAAATCCTCAATATATCCGGTATTCTTTTCCGTCTCATCGACACTGCTGGTATCCGCGAAAGCAACGATACCATCGAAAGCATTGGCGTACAGAAAACCATGGAGAAAATAAAAGAAGCCGGCGTAGTGGTATATCTGTTTGACGTCAATGAACTAACTGCTACGGATATACGTAATCAGATAGCTGCATTTGAAGCAGATAATATCAACTACTTACTGGTAGGTAATAAAACAGATGTTACCGGTGAAGCGGCCATAAAAGCCAAATTTGCAGACATCCCGGGCATCCTCTTCATCTCCGCAAAAAATCATGCTCACATCCAGGACCTCAAAGATGCCCTGGTACAAAAAGTGATCGCCGGCGATATCAATACAGAAGATACCATCATCACCAATGCCCGCCACCATGCAGCCCTCCAGGAAATACTGAAATCTCTGCAGGATGTCAGACAAGGTATGGACAATGGCCTGCCAGGTGATTTACTCGCACTTGATATACGTCTTTGTCTGCATCACCTGGGAGAAATAACCGGTGAGGTAACGAATGAAGATAGACTGGATTATATTTTCAGTAAGTTTTGTATTGGGAAGTAA